From Bacillus pumilus, one genomic window encodes:
- the flgL gene encoding flagellar hook-associated protein FlgL — MRVTQGMISQNSLRNISKSYEKLSKINEQAQTGRRFTKTSDDPVAAVKSLQYSTAMFRNEQYQKNLNEAQNWIDTSETSVTEIIDIMSNVRDKVLDAANGTKQPEDLAAVGVEIGQMKKQIIDAMNTQMLGKFVFNGTNTNVKPVVENADGTFTFNFENYTDANSVKSNISDGITLNVNSNPISAFGGQSASGQNVIEMLTDLENSLKNGTFANSDDALGSIDQFKEVMSAERSDLGARSNRVDLVGSRLTSQFEVLKNAKSDNEDVESEKAIIDLLQQEVVNRAALATTAKVIQPSLVDFLR; from the coding sequence ATGCGAGTCACACAAGGTATGATTTCTCAAAACTCACTTCGTAATATTAGTAAAAGTTATGAAAAACTTTCTAAAATAAATGAGCAGGCACAAACAGGGAGACGTTTCACAAAAACGTCTGATGATCCCGTTGCAGCAGTAAAAAGCCTTCAATATAGCACAGCAATGTTTCGAAATGAACAATATCAAAAAAACTTAAATGAAGCACAGAACTGGATTGATACATCTGAAACAAGTGTCACTGAAATCATTGATATTATGTCAAATGTACGAGATAAAGTGCTTGATGCGGCTAATGGAACAAAGCAGCCAGAAGATTTAGCAGCTGTCGGAGTAGAAATTGGCCAGATGAAGAAACAAATCATTGACGCGATGAACACTCAGATGTTAGGTAAGTTCGTATTTAATGGAACAAATACAAATGTCAAACCAGTTGTTGAGAACGCAGATGGTACGTTTACGTTTAACTTTGAAAACTATACAGATGCAAATTCTGTTAAGTCGAACATTTCTGATGGTATCACTTTAAATGTGAACTCAAATCCAATTTCAGCGTTTGGTGGACAGTCTGCCAGCGGTCAAAATGTCATTGAAATGCTGACGGATTTAGAAAACTCATTGAAAAATGGAACGTTCGCAAATTCTGATGATGCGTTAGGAAGTATCGATCAGTTTAAAGAAGTGATGAGTGCTGAGCGCTCGGACCTAGGAGCCCGTTCAAATCGTGTTGACTTAGTAGGCAGTCGCTTGACTTCACAATTCGAAGTACTGAAAAATGCCAAATCAGATAATGAAGATGTAGAAAGTGAAAAAGCAATTATTGATCTTCTTCAACAAGAGGTTGTGAATAGAGCTGCTTTAGCAACGACGGCTAAAGTTATTCAGCCATCCCTTGTCGATTTCTTAAGATAA